The Thermus neutrinimicus genome includes a window with the following:
- a CDS encoding sodium-dependent bicarbonate transport family permease produces MDALELLRLNLLSPMVLAFALGMAARFLKSDLAFPEAMYTALSIYLLFAIGFKGGVELSKTPLATVLLPALATLGLGLFRPLSSYALARRLLALGRVDAGALAAHYGSVSAVTFLAALTFAQALGHRPEGFLPTLVALLEVPGIVVALLMAKRGGGNLGEAFQEVLTGKSVVLLVGGLLVGALSGEAGMERVKPFFVDPFYGALTLFLMDLGMVAASRFAALRQVGFRLVLYGTLLPLFHGAIGVYVAHLVGFSAGGATVLGAMAASSSYIAAPAAVRIALPEANPSLYLTASLAVTFPFNLVLGIPIYHALAQWIGG; encoded by the coding sequence ATGGATGCCTTGGAGCTCCTTCGCCTCAACCTCCTTTCCCCCATGGTCTTGGCCTTTGCCCTGGGGATGGCGGCCCGGTTTCTCAAGAGCGACCTGGCCTTCCCCGAGGCCATGTACACGGCGCTTTCCATCTACCTGCTCTTCGCCATCGGCTTCAAAGGGGGGGTTGAACTTTCCAAAACCCCTTTGGCCACCGTGCTTCTTCCCGCCTTAGCCACCTTGGGCCTGGGGCTTTTTAGGCCTCTTTCTAGTTATGCCCTGGCCCGCCGCCTCCTGGCCCTGGGCCGGGTGGATGCGGGAGCCTTAGCCGCCCACTACGGCTCCGTTTCCGCGGTGACCTTTTTGGCGGCCCTCACCTTTGCCCAAGCCCTTGGCCACCGGCCCGAAGGGTTTTTGCCCACCCTGGTGGCCCTCTTGGAGGTGCCGGGTATCGTGGTGGCCCTCCTTATGGCCAAGCGGGGGGGTGGGAACCTGGGCGAGGCCTTCCAGGAGGTCCTCACCGGGAAGAGCGTGGTCCTCCTGGTGGGAGGGCTTCTCGTCGGGGCCCTAAGCGGGGAGGCGGGGATGGAGCGGGTAAAGCCCTTCTTTGTGGATCCCTTCTACGGGGCCCTCACCCTTTTCCTCATGGACCTGGGGATGGTGGCGGCCTCGAGGTTCGCCGCCTTAAGGCAGGTGGGCTTCCGCCTGGTCCTCTACGGAACCCTCCTCCCCCTCTTCCATGGGGCCATAGGGGTCTATGTGGCGCACCTGGTGGGGTTTTCTGCGGGTGGGGCCACCGTCTTGGGGGCCATGGCCGCCAGCAGCAGCTACATCGCCGCCCCTGCTGCCGTGCGCATCGCCCTGCCGGAGGCTAACCCCAGCCTGTATCTGACGGCCAGCCTGGCGGTAACCTTCCCCTTTAACCTGGTTTTGGGTATCCCCATCTACCACGCCTTGGCCCAATGGATAGGGGGGTGA
- a CDS encoding metal-sulfur cluster assembly factor yields the protein MDERHREALPEGQGDAREPSQGEGRGDLPTKEQVLEALKVVYDPEIPVNIVDLGLVYDVEIHENGVVDVTMTLTAIGCPAQDMVKADAEMAVMRLPGVQGVNVEFVWTPPWTPAKMTEEGKRMMRMFGFNV from the coding sequence ATGGACGAGAGGCACCGCGAGGCTTTGCCAGAGGGACAGGGGGATGCGCGGGAACCTTCCCAGGGGGAAGGGAGGGGGGACCTGCCCACCAAGGAGCAGGTCCTCGAGGCCCTGAAGGTGGTCTATGACCCCGAGATTCCCGTGAACATCGTGGACCTGGGCTTGGTCTACGACGTGGAGATCCACGAAAACGGGGTGGTGGACGTCACCATGACCCTTACCGCCATCGGCTGCCCGGCCCAGGACATGGTGAAGGCGGATGCCGAGATGGCGGTCATGCGCCTTCCTGGGGTGCAAGGGGTGAATGTGGAGTTCGTTTGGACTCCTCCCTGGACCCCTGCCAAGATGACCGAGGAAGGCAAGCGCATGATGCGCATGTTCGGGTTCAACGTCTAG
- a CDS encoding TerC family protein has translation MEAGVLSVILILVALEVILSADNALILGVIVQKLPVHLRRKALFYGILGAYVLRGLALFFAALVIKLWWVQALGAAYLLYVALKHFLRPQEAHAPPPLEVSAAQFWKTVAQVELMDLAFAVDSVLVAVALSDKLWVIYTGVFLGILALRMLASLVVNLLDRYPRFKHLAYGVVGLAGVKLLVGGWDKLMKEVLHRPELAVGLDKEAFSLLILAVLLLGSLWALRKPATQPS, from the coding sequence ATGGAAGCGGGTGTTCTCTCGGTGATCCTGATCCTGGTGGCCCTCGAGGTCATCCTCTCCGCGGACAACGCCCTCATCCTGGGGGTCATCGTCCAAAAGCTGCCCGTTCACCTCAGGCGCAAGGCCCTCTTCTATGGCATCCTGGGAGCCTACGTGCTCAGGGGACTCGCCCTCTTCTTCGCCGCCTTGGTCATCAAGCTCTGGTGGGTCCAGGCGCTGGGGGCCGCCTATCTGCTTTACGTGGCCCTGAAGCACTTCCTCAGGCCCCAGGAAGCCCATGCCCCACCCCCTCTGGAGGTGAGCGCCGCGCAGTTTTGGAAAACGGTGGCCCAGGTGGAGCTCATGGACCTGGCCTTTGCCGTGGACTCGGTCCTGGTGGCCGTGGCCCTTTCCGACAAGCTATGGGTCATCTACACCGGGGTCTTCCTGGGCATCCTGGCCCTCAGGATGCTGGCCAGCCTGGTGGTGAATCTCCTGGACCGGTACCCCCGGTTCAAGCACCTGGCCTATGGGGTGGTGGGGCTTGCGGGGGTGAAGCTTCTCGTGGGGGGTTGGGACAAGCTCATGAAAGAGGTGCTCCACCGCCCCGAGCTGGCCGTGGGCTTGGACAAGGAGGCCTTCAGCCTCCTCATCCTGGCGGTACTCCTTCTGGGAAGCCTCTGGGCTTTGCGCAAGCCCGCAACCCAACCCTCGTAG
- a CDS encoding DedA family protein, giving the protein MSSWTYLLPALLLFLEVGFPFGLLVPGGDTLLLALGALAGEGKLSLFPLLPLLFLGSYLGHGVGFGLGRALGSQTLKRFPKRLQERAMRLLSRFGPSALLLAPFVPGMRTAVPFLLGALGFPWFPYLLLAALGSLLWTQGLVLFAYFLGERLPAWLLWPILLLLALLPLLRREKA; this is encoded by the coding sequence ATGAGCTCCTGGACTTATCTTTTGCCGGCCCTTCTCCTCTTCTTGGAAGTGGGATTCCCCTTTGGCCTCCTCGTGCCCGGAGGGGATACCCTCCTCCTGGCTTTGGGAGCCCTGGCCGGGGAGGGCAAGCTCAGCCTCTTCCCCCTACTTCCCCTATTATTCCTGGGAAGCTACCTGGGGCACGGGGTGGGGTTCGGCCTGGGACGGGCCCTGGGTTCCCAAACCCTAAAGCGGTTTCCCAAACGCCTCCAGGAACGGGCCATGAGGCTCCTAAGCCGCTTTGGCCCTTCGGCCCTCCTCCTTGCCCCCTTTGTGCCGGGAATGCGCACCGCGGTTCCCTTCCTGCTGGGAGCCTTGGGCTTCCCCTGGTTTCCCTACCTGCTCCTGGCCGCCTTGGGAAGCCTCCTCTGGACCCAGGGGCTCGTTCTCTTCGCCTACTTCCTGGGGGAAAGGCTTCCCGCCTGGCTTCTTTGGCCTATCCTGCTCCTCCTCGCCCTTCTTCCCCTTCTGCGCCGCGAAAAAGCCTAG
- a CDS encoding P-II family nitrogen regulator gives MDLVPLKLVTIVAESILEKKLVEEIKRLGAKGYTIVPARGEGSRGVRSLDWEGQNIRLETIVPEEVALRILARLQEAYFPHYAVIAYVENVFVVRGEKYI, from the coding sequence ATGGACCTGGTGCCTTTGAAGCTGGTCACCATCGTGGCGGAGAGCATCCTGGAGAAGAAGCTGGTGGAGGAGATCAAGCGCCTGGGGGCCAAGGGGTACACCATCGTGCCCGCCAGGGGAGAGGGTTCCCGGGGCGTACGGAGCCTGGACTGGGAGGGGCAGAACATCCGCCTGGAAACCATCGTTCCCGAGGAGGTGGCCCTAAGGATCCTGGCCCGCTTGCAGGAGGCTTACTTCCCCCATTACGCCGTGATCGCCTACGTGGAGAACGTCTTTGTGGTGCGGGGGGAGAAGTACATCTAG